The Flaviflexus equikiangi genome contains the following window.
CGTCCTTCTTCGGCTCCCAGTGCCAAGGCATCCACCGAACGCCCCTACAAAATTCACAACATTAAAGAACTCTTCGATTCACACAAACCAAAGATGCTCGCGTCCACTATACAGTTACCAAACAACCCACCCACATCACACAAACACACCACAACAGTGCACCCACATGACAGAGCAACCAGGGCTGCTAACCCCAAACCCCAACAGCATGCCGTTTCCTACCACACAACCGATTCCATTCCGAGCAACCATTCAAGCAGGCGCCACCCACTATCCCATCGGCAGGAACATCGCCACCACACAACCACCACCCACAAACGCAGGCGTGACATGATCGCATGGATTTCGGGAAAAAATTCTCCCTAGAAAGGAGGTGATCCAGCCGCACCTTCCGGTACGGCTACCTTGTTACGACTTCGTCCCAATCGCCAACCCCACCTTCGACCGCTCCCCCAAAAAGGTTGGGCCACGGGCTTCGGGTGTTGCCAACTTTCGTGACGTGACGGGCGGTGTGTACAAGGCCCGGGAACGTATTCACCGCAGCGTTGCTGATCTGCGATTACTAGCGACTCCGACTTCATGGGGTCGAGTTGCAGACCCCAATCCGAACTGAGACCGGCTTTAAGGGATTCGCTCCGCCTTACGACATCGCAACCCTCTGTACCGGCCATTGTAGCATGCGTGAAGCCCAAGACATAAGGGGCATGATGATTTGACGTCGTCCCCACCTTCCTCCGAGTTAACCCCGGCAGTCTCTCGTGAGTCCCCAACTAAATGCTGGCAACACGAGACAAGGGTTGCGCTCGTTGCGGGACTTAACCCAACATCTCACGACACGAGCTGACGACAACCATGCACCACCTGTACACCAGCCCGAAGGCAACCACATCTCTGCAGTCTTCCAGTGTATGTCAAGCCTTGGTAAGGTTCTTCGCGTTGCATCGAATTAATCCGCATGCTCCGCCGCTTGTGCGGGCCCCCGTCAATTCCTTTGAGTTTTAGCCTTGCGGCCGTACTCCCCAGGCGGGGCACTTAATGCGTTAGCTACGGCGCAGAAACCAAAGGTCCCCACACCTAGTGCCCAACGTTTACGGCATGGACTACCAGGGTATCTAATCCTGTTCGCTCCCCATGCTTTCGCTCCTCAGCGTCAGTTATAGCCCAGAGACCTGCCTTCGCCATCGGTGTTCCTCCTGATATCTGCGCATTCCACCGCTACACCAGGAATTCCAGTCTCCCCTACTACACTCAAGCCTGCCCGTACCCACTGCAAGCGCGGGGTTAAGCCCCGCGTTTTCACAGCAGACGCGACAAGCCGCCTACGAGCTCTTTACGCCCAATAATTCCGGACAACGCTCGCGCCCTACGTATTACCGCGGCTGCTGGCACGTAGTTAGCCGGCGCTTCTTATGCAGGTACCCTCAACCAGGCCAAAACCTGGACTTGTTCCCTGCCGAAAGAGGTTTACAACCCGAAAGCCGTCATCCCTCACGCGGCGTCGCTGCATCAAGCTTTCGCTCATTGTGCAATATTCCCCACTGCTGCCTCCCGTAGGAGTCTGGGCCGTATCTCAGTCCCAGTGTGGCCGGTCACCCTCTCAGGCCGGCTACCCGTCGACGCCTTGGTAGGCCACTACCCCACCAACAAGCTGATAGGCCGCGAGCCCATCCCCCACCAATAAATCTTTCCAACAACCACCATGCGACAGAAGTTGAATATCCGGTATTAGACCCAGTTTCCCAAGCTTATCCCGAAGAAGGGGGCAGGTTACTCACGTGTTACTCACCCGTTCGCCACTAATCCACCCACAGCAAGCTGTGAGCATCATCGTTCGACTTGCATGTGTTAAGCACGCCGCCAGCGTTCGTCCTGAGCCAGGATCAAACTCTCCGTAAAAACCTTTACAGAAAAGCTGAAACAGCTCCATAAAAAACAAAACAAAATCAATCAAATAATAAAAAACGACACACTATTGAGATTCAAAACCAGCAACCCACAGCCAAAGACCATCAAACAACAATCTCTCGCGGAGCAACCTCTCTACCTTAGCACACCCAGCCGAGCCAGACAAATTCAAACCATGTGATCCGAACCACCCACACCCAACCAGACCCACAAGCCCAGAGGCATCCCTCCCGAACTCGCCGGAAGCAACTTGATAAATCTAGGCCCCCACAACCAACCCCGTCAAACCACAACCACGTGACCCTCAACACCAACCCACCCCCACCAGCACAAACACCCCAGAAACAGCAAAAACGGAACCCCGGAGGGTTCCGTTTTCGCTGCGATCGCCGGGTTAGATGCGGGACAGGATGATCTCCCGAACCTTTGCGGCGTCGGCCTGGCCCCGCGTCAGCTTCATGACTGCACCGACGAGAGCGCCAGCCGCCTGGGTCTTACCGCCGCGAATCTTCTCGACAACATCGGGATGTGCTGCCATCGCCTCATCGACTGCCTTCTCGAGGGCCGAATCGTCGGAGACGATCTCCAGCCCGCGGGTTGCCGCGACGTGTGCGGGAGTGCCCTCCCCTGCAAGGGTGCCCTCGAGGGCCTGGCGTGCCAGCTTGTCGTTCAGCTTTCCGGACTGGACCAGTCCATCGAGCTCGGCGATGTCCGCGGCCGTGACAGGTGCTTCGTCGAGCGTGATGCCCTGCTCGTTGCAGTAGCGGGCGATGACACCCGACCACCATTTGCGGGCGGCCTGCGGAGTTGCGCCCGCCTTGACTGTCTCCTCGACAATATCGAGCGCTTGCGCGTTGACGAGATCGCGGAGCTCGAGGTCGGACAGTCCCCACTCCTTCTGAAGCCGATCACGCTTGGCGTGCGGCAACTCGGGCAGGGAAGCACGGATCTCCTCGACCCATTCGCGCGACGGTGCGACGGGAACGAGATCCGGTTCGGGGAAGTAGCGGTAATCCTCAGCATCCGACTTCTCGCGGCCCGCTGATGTGCTGCCGTCCTCGTCATGGAAGTGACGCGTCTCCTGGACGATGGTGCCGCCCTGGCTGAGGATGGTGCCCTGTCTCCTCATCTCGTACGTCACGGCCTGCTCGATTGCCGTGAACGAGTTGACGTTCTTCGTTTCGGTGCGGGTCCCCAGCGGGGATTCAGGACTATCGCGGAGGGAGATGTTGATGTCGGCACGGACATTGCCGCGCTCCATGCGAGCCTCGGACACGTCGAGGGCCCGGAAGATGTCGCGCAGAGTACGAACGTATGCCGCCGCGACCTCGGGGGCGCGATCTCCCACGTTGGGAATGGGGCGGGTGACGATCTCGACGAGGGGCACACCGGCACGGTTGTAGTCGACGAGGGAATAGTCTGCACCCTGGATCCGACCATTGCCGCCGACATGGCTGTTCTTGCCCGCGTCCTCCTCCATGTGGGCGCGCTCGATCTCGACGCGCACGGTCTCGCCGTCGTCGAGTTTGACATCCACCCAACCATCGAAGGCGATCGGCTCATCGAACTGGGAGGTCTGGAAGTTCTTCGTCAGGTCGGGATAGAAGTAGTTCTTCCTGGCGAAGCGGCAGGATTCGGCGATGGAGCAGTTGAGTGCCAAGCCGATCTTGATCGCATATTCGACCGCTTTTCGGTTCACGACCGGGAGCGATCCCGGCAGGCCGAGAGAAGAGGGCGTCACGTGTGCGTTCGGGGCTCCGCCAAACTCGTTGGGCGCGCCGTCGAACATCTTCGTCTTCGTGCCCAGCTCGACGTGGACTTCGATGCCGAGAACGGGGTCGAAACGTTGGGCGACCTCGTCGAATTCGAGTAGCTGAGACATCAGTTGTCCTTCCAATCTTTGGCGGGGCACGAGCCTGGAATATCCCCGGCGCCGGCCTCGACCGCGGCGGCCACCTCGTACATGAGGTCGTCTCGGTGAACGGGTGCGAGAATCTGGAATCCGACCGGCAGGCCTTCCGAGAGGCCGCAGGGCACGGAGATGCCGGGAATGCCGGCCAGGTTCGCGGGAATCGTGGCCAGGTCGTTGAGGTACATCGCCATCGGGTCGTCGATCTTCTCCCCGAACTTGAATGCCGTCGTGGGCGATGTCGGGGTCACGAGGACGTCGACCGAGGCGAAGGCCTGCTCGAGGTCACGTTGGACAAGCGTGCGGACCTTCTGCGCCGAACCGTAGTAGGCATCGAAATAGCCGGCCGACAGGACGTGGGTTCCGAGGATGATGCGACGCTTCACCTCGTCACCGAAGCCTTGTCCGCGGCTTTCCGCCATGACACGCTCGGCCGTGATGGGGCCCGACTCGGGCTCGGCGCGAAGACCGAAGCGCATGCCGTCGAAACGTGCCATGTTCGATGAGACCTCGGCTGGCATGATCAGGTAGTACGCCGCAAGAGCATATTCGAACGAAGGACAGGAGACTGTGACGATCTCGGCCCCGGCTGCCTCGAGACGATCGACTGCCGCTTCGAACTCGGATCGCACTCCCGGCTCGAAGCCGTCGGTCATCATCTGTTCGACGACACCGATCTTCATGCCCTTGATACGGTCCGCACCGACCGCGTTGACGAGATCCTCGAGATGAGGGACGGGTGCGTCGAGCGACGTCGAGTCGAGTTCGTCGTGCCCCCCGATCACTTCTTGGAGGGCGGCAGCATCCGCCACCGTCCTCGCGACGGGGCCGACCTGGTCAAGGGAGGAAGCCATGGCGATGAGGCCGTAACGGGACACTGCCCCGTAGGTCGGCTTCGCACCGACCGTACCCGTGACGGAGCCGGGCTGACGGATGGAGCCGCCGGTGTCAGAGCCCAGCGCGAGAGGAACCATGAATGCCGCGACTGCCGCGGCGCTGCCGCCGCCTGAGCCGCCCGGGATCCGTTCGACATCCCACGGGTTCTTGGTCGCACCGAAAGCTGAATACTCTGTCGAGGAGCCCATGGCGAATTCGTCCATGTTTGTCTTGCCGACGATGGGCATGCCTGCTTCACGGACGCGTGTCACGACCGTCGCGTCGTAGGGCGGACGCCAGCCGTCGAGCATCTTCGAGCCGCACGTCGTGGGTACGCCCTTCATGACGAGGTTGTCCTTGATGGCGATCGGAATGCCGGCGAGACGGCCGAGCGCTTCGCCCTCGGCACGCCGGGCGTCAACATCGCGGGCTGTTGCCAGTGCCCCTTCTTCGTCGACATGGAGGAAAGCGTTGATCGTCGGGTTGAGCTCCCTGATTCGATCGAGGCTTGCCCGGGTGAGTTCAACCGAGGTGATCTCTCCCGCCGCGAGGAGATCCGCCAGCTCTGTGGCGGACTTGAGAAGCAGGCCGTTCATGCTTCCTCCCCAAGGATCTGGGGAACGAGGAACTTGCCGTCCTCGCTCGCGGGTGCCTGCGCCAGGAACTCTGCCGGGTCGAGGCAGTCGACGACTACGTCGTCGCGCATGACGTTCGTCAGCGGAATCGGGTGCGACGTGGCGGGAATATCGGGGGTAGCGACTTCGGAGACTGCTGCTACTGCGTCGGCCACGACGGCCAGTTCGCCGGAGAAGCGTTCGATCTCCTCCTCGGTCAGGGCAATGCGGGCGAGTGCCGCCACGCGGGCGACCTCGGCGGTAGATATAGACGACATGGTGACAGTCTAATACGCGTGCCGCAGTGGCGTGATCCAACGTTCCGTAACAAGGAGCACGTGGCGCCACGTACAATTCGGTGCATGAGAAGACTCCCCATGCCGTCAGTTGGTCGTCTGTGGCACGGCATCAAGGTTGGACTCACCGTGTCCTTCGCGCTCCAGGTCGCCGCCGTGAGTGTGGTGACGGCGGTCGATGAGAGGCGCAAGCGTCGCGAGCCGCCCACGGGGGAGTTTCCCCACTTCATGCCCAAGCATGCTGATGTGGCGAATACGGAAGTCACGACCTATACGTTCGGGCGCGATCTCTACGCCGATATGCTCGACGCCATCAACTCGGCCCAGACGTCCGTCTATTTCGAGACATATATCTGGAAGGCCGACGAGGTCGGCATCGCCTTCCGTGAGGCGATCATCGCGGCAGCGAAACGCGGCGTGGCGACCTACGTCATCGTGGACGTGTTCGGCAATCTCAACCAGGATCCACGGTTCCGACATTTCCCTGAGATCGACAACCTTCACGTGCTGCGCTTTCCGTTTGTCCAGCCGGGCCGCATGACCGGTTTTATCCGGCACTCGGGCCTCGATCATCGGAAGCTCCTCATTGTGGATTCGGAGATCTCTTTCGTGGGCGGCTACAACATCGGCAGCCTCTATGCCGATCATTGGCGTGATACTCACGTGCGGCTCACAGGGCCACAGACGTGGGAGCTGGAGAATGCGTTCGTCGACATGTGGAACGCTCATCGCCCCCGAGGCGAGAAGCGCCTCACTGATCGCGGCACCCCCGAGTGGAACTCCCGCGTGCGCGCCGTGCAGAATCTCCCCGTTCGCCTCTCCTACCCGATCAGGTCCCTCTATCTCGGCGCACTCGACAGGGCAGGGTCGCATGCGTGGATCACGATGGGCTACTTCATCCCGGACAGGGATCTGCAGGAAGCCTTGATTGCGGCCGCCGCTCGTGGGGTTGATGTCAGGGTCCTCATCCCCGAATACTCCAATCACATCGTCGCGGACTGGGCGGGCAGACCATCCTATAAGGGTCTCCTCGACGCTGGAGTGCGCATCTTCCTCTATCAGGGCGCGATGGTGCACTCGAAGACGATGACGGTCGACGGGGAGTGGTCAACAGTCGGCACTGCGAACCTGGACGCCCTCTCCATGCGCGGGAACTACGAGATCAATGTGGAGATCTATTCCGCCTCGCTCGCGGAGAAGCTCGAGAAGATCTTCCACCTCGACCTCACGAACTCGCGCGAGCTCACGAGCGAGGAGTGGGAGAACCGCCACCGACTCGCCCGAGTGCTCGAGAGGATCCTCCGTCCACTCGGTGTCATCCTCTAAAGTCAGATCATCAGGTCAGCGCGCCGGGCCCGGCCTCGAGCAGAGCGGTGAACTGTTCCTCATCGAGAATGGTGACGCCCAGCTCTTCCGCTTTCGTCGCCTTCGACCCGGCATTGGCGCCGACGACGACATAGTCCGTGTTCTTGGAGACGGACCCGGATGCTTTGCCGCCACGCGCAAGGATCGCTTCCTTGACGGAGTCGCGCGTGTAGTTCTCCAGGCTCCCGGTGGCGACAATGGTGAGTCCTTCCAGAGTCTTAGGCAGCTCCTCGGACGCGTCGTCCTCCCACGACACCCCTGCCGCTCTCCACCGCTCGACGATGTCGCGGTGCCAATCGATCTCGAACCAGCGGGTCACAGACTCGGCGATGACTCGGCCGACACCGTCGGTCTGCGCGAGATCGTCGACACTGGCTTCCACAATCGCATCAAGGGAGCCGAAACGAGCAGCGAGCGCTCGTGCGGCGGTTGGTCCGACGTGGCGGATGGACAGGGCAACGATCTTGCGCCACAGCTCTTTCGACTTCGCGGCATCGATCTCTCGCAGGAGCAGCTCGGTCGTCTTCGACGGAACGGATTCCTTCGTGACGACCCCGCCCTTGACGATCTCTTTCGTCCACGCGGCTCTCGCATAGCGGTAGTCGCCCTCGAAGACGCCCTTGACCTTTCGCTCGCTCCAGACGTAGACGTCCCTGAGATCGTCCGCCGTCAGGTCGAACAGGCCTGCCTCGTTCTCGAGGACCGGTTTCTGCTCGGGCGGTATCCCGAGCGCAGCAAGCAGATCCGGATTCGTCTCGCCCGGTGCCGGTTCCCCGTGCTCCGCGATCGCGGCCTGTCCAGCCCTGCTGTCGAGGGTGACGGCTTTGCCGTCGATGAGGAGTGTTCGTCCCGCTATGAGCGCGGCTAGGGCCGCCGGTCGTCTCGCATCGGGGTTCGTCAGCATGAGGGCCGTTTCGGCTCCGAGCGCTTCGATGTCGAGAGCTCCTCTCGACCCCACGTGGGCGAGACGCTCCGTCAGCTGGGCCGGGCAGGAACGGGTGTTGGGGCACCGCCAGTCCGCTTCTCCCTCGTTGCTGGGAGCCAGGAGCGAACCGCAGTCGGGACAGTGGGATGGCATGACCCACTCTCTCTCCTCTCCCGTGCGCAACACATAGACGGGTGCGACGACCTCGGGGATGATGTCGCCTGCCTTGCGCAGGACGACAGTGTCGCCCAACAGGACGCCTTTGCGTGCCACCTCCGAAGGGTTGTGGAGCGTTGCCTGCGAGACGGTCGACCCGTCGACGAGAACCGGCTCCATGATCGCGAACGGAGTCGCCCGCCCCGTGCGGCCGATCTGGACGCGGATATCGAGAAGCTTGGTGTGCACCTCCTCCGGAGGATACTTGTATGCCACCGCCCATCGCGGCACCCGCGAGGTATGCCCCAGTTCTCGTTGCATGGCCCTGCTGGCAACCTTGATCACCGCACCGTCGACACCGTGGATCAGGGACCGCTTGCGCTCTCCCAGACGTTCGATGTAGGCCAGCGCCTCATCCAGCCCGCTGACGCGCTCCGTGTATGGGGAAACCGGCAGCCCCCACGAGGCGAGACGCTCGTAGACCTCCGCCTGATCACCATCATCCACTCCCGTGCCCTCGACCGCTCCGATGCCGTGGGCGATGAAGGACAGTGGACGTGTCGCAGTGACCGCGGGATCCTTCTGCCTCAGCGAACCGGCGGCCGCGTTCCTGGGGTTGGCGAACTGCCTCACGCCCTCCTCTTCGAGCCTGCGGTTGAACACGGCGAACTCCTCCAGCGGGATGAAGACCTCTCCGCGAACTTCGATGAGGCTCGGCCATCCAGCGCCGCTCAGCTTCTCCGGAACGGCCGATATGGTCCGCACATTCGCCGTCACATCCTCCCCTGTCGTGCCATCCCCTCGAGTCGCCGCCTGCACGAGGACCCCATCTTCGTAGCGGAGGTTGACGGCCAGACCGTCGATCTTCGCCTCGCAGACGACATCGATCGAGAAGGCATCCGTTCCCTCCTCGCGGGCCACCCGCTCGAACCATGCCCTGACCTCGGCCGTGTCGAACGCATCCTCGAGGGAATACATGCGTTCGCGGTGGACGACGGGCGAGAACGCGGCAGGAGAGTCCGAGCCCTCGACACCGCGAGCGCCCTCATCGATCACGCTGCCGACATTGCGCGAGGGAGAGTCTTGGGTGTTGAGCTGCGGGTACTGTTCTTCGAGTCCCCTCAGTTCCCTCATGAGGCTGTCGTATTCGGCGTCGGAGATCGGCGATTCGCCTCGCTCGTCCCGGTAGTAGGCGGCCTGGGCTGGGGCAAGGATGTCTGCGAGCTCCTGCCAGCGGGCGAGAGCTTCCGAGAATTCGTGCGTGGTCACGGGCTTAGCTTAGCGCCAACGGTTCGAGCGGGCTTCGCGGCGGAGGGCCGAGCTTGCTCTGCGTTTCATCTCTCGACTCCATTAGAGTATGCGTATGTGTGGCCGATATGCGACGTTCACGAGGCTCGATGAGCAGCCGGGCCTGTTCGACCTTGACCTCATCACCGATGCTGTCGCGGAACGTCCTGCGAACTGGAATGTTGCCCCTACGACAGGTGTTCCCATCATCGTGCAGCGCCCCGACAAGACGAGGGAGGCTCATCTCGCTCATTGGGGTCTCGTTCCACCGTGGTCGAAGGACACGTCGTTCTCGGTGAAGATGATCAATGCGCGGGCGGAGACGATTGCCGAGAAGCGTTCTTTCGCCCCGTCGCTGAAGAAGCGCCGCTGCCTCGTGCCCGCCGACGGATACTACGAGTGGAAGCGTGACGGGGAGAGGAAGCAGCCGTATTTCATCTCGAGGCGTGACGGTCTGCCGCTCGCCTTCGCCGGCCTCTATGCCTGGTGGAAGGACGGAGACGAGTGGCTGCTGAGCACGACGATCGTGACTCGTGCGGCCGACCAGTTGGCGGACATTCACGACCGCATCCCGGTTATCCTCGACCGTGACGACTTCGCGCCATGGCTCGACCCCTGTGCGGAGGACGTCGACTCGGCTCTCGAGATCCTGTCCCATCCCGATCCTGCTCTTGCGGCTCGCCCTGTCGCCCCAGACGTGGGCAGGGTGGGGGTCAACGGCCCCGAGAATATTGTGGAGATTCCACCGGACCGGGTCGTGTGCTGAACGTTGGTCAGATCGCCTCTGGTCCGTCAAGGAACTGTGCGCGACGGATCTTGATCAGAGCAAGGGACACGGCGATCGCGTAGAGAATGATGATCGTGATGATCGGGAGTGACAGGAAGTCGGTCGATATGACGGCGCCGCCGATGAGGAGGACCTGGAGGGTGATGGCGGGGCCTGTCGCCCACCGGACCTCCCGCCAGACCGCGAACGAGATCCCGGCAAGCATGAGTGCGACGACGAACATGAAGGCGCCAAGGGTCGTTTCGCTGCCGTCTTGGGTGACGACACGCTCCCCCGTCAGGCCCGAGACCAGCACTGTTATCGACCATGCTCCGAGGAGGAGCGCTTCGAGGGCTACCCCAAGGGCGGCAAGGATTTCGGTCCGCATCAGATTCCGTTCGCGCATGCGTTCATACTACCTGGGAGCCTGTGACAGACAGCACCGGAGGGACTCCCCTCAAAACCCTTTACCGTTCGCGATCCGCGTGACAAGGTAATGAACTAGATGTTCATCCGACGTTTGATTCGTCGGCATAAGGAGACGATTATCTATGGATTGGCGCCATCGCGCAGCATGTCTGACAGAGGACCCCGAGCTGTTCTTCCCGATCGGCAACTCCGGTCCCGCTCTCGCTCAGGTTGAGCAGGCGAAGGCTGTCTGCCACAGGTGCGACGTCCGCGATGTGTGCCTCAAGTGGGCGCTCGAGACAGGCCAGGATGCTGGCGTGTGGGGCGGCATGTCCGAAGAGGAGCGCCGTTCGCTCAAGCGCCGCACGGCACGAGCACGCAGAGCCTCCTAGAACATATAAGCGGCTGAGAATCGGCACAGGAGAGGCGACCATCTGGTCGCCTCTCCTCCTTTTCCTAGTCCCGCTTTTTTAGTCGCGTTTCCTCATCTGCGCATGAACCTTGACGACGGTCCCGCCTTCGTCTCCGGGATTCCAGGAGATGCTCCCCAAAAGGTCAGACTTGATCATCGTTTCGACGATCTGGGTTCCAAGCCCGCTGCCGCGCTCTCCGGACTTGATCCCCACGCCGTCGTCGACGATGAGGATGTCGAGCTGGTCGTTGTCCCGCTCCGCTCGAACCGTGATCGTGCCATCGCGGCCCTTCAGGCCGTGCTCGACCGCGTTGGTCACGATCTCGTTGAGCACCACCGCGAGCGATG
Protein-coding sequences here:
- the gatB gene encoding Asp-tRNA(Asn)/Glu-tRNA(Gln) amidotransferase subunit GatB: MSQLLEFDEVAQRFDPVLGIEVHVELGTKTKMFDGAPNEFGGAPNAHVTPSSLGLPGSLPVVNRKAVEYAIKIGLALNCSIAESCRFARKNYFYPDLTKNFQTSQFDEPIAFDGWVDVKLDDGETVRVEIERAHMEEDAGKNSHVGGNGRIQGADYSLVDYNRAGVPLVEIVTRPIPNVGDRAPEVAAAYVRTLRDIFRALDVSEARMERGNVRADINISLRDSPESPLGTRTETKNVNSFTAIEQAVTYEMRRQGTILSQGGTIVQETRHFHDEDGSTSAGREKSDAEDYRYFPEPDLVPVAPSREWVEEIRASLPELPHAKRDRLQKEWGLSDLELRDLVNAQALDIVEETVKAGATPQAARKWWSGVIARYCNEQGITLDEAPVTAADIAELDGLVQSGKLNDKLARQALEGTLAGEGTPAHVAATRGLEIVSDDSALEKAVDEAMAAHPDVVEKIRGGKTQAAGALVGAVMKLTRGQADAAKVREIILSRI
- the gatA gene encoding Asp-tRNA(Asn)/Glu-tRNA(Gln) amidotransferase subunit GatA, which gives rise to MNGLLLKSATELADLLAAGEITSVELTRASLDRIRELNPTINAFLHVDEEGALATARDVDARRAEGEALGRLAGIPIAIKDNLVMKGVPTTCGSKMLDGWRPPYDATVVTRVREAGMPIVGKTNMDEFAMGSSTEYSAFGATKNPWDVERIPGGSGGGSAAAVAAFMVPLALGSDTGGSIRQPGSVTGTVGAKPTYGAVSRYGLIAMASSLDQVGPVARTVADAAALQEVIGGHDELDSTSLDAPVPHLEDLVNAVGADRIKGMKIGVVEQMMTDGFEPGVRSEFEAAVDRLEAAGAEIVTVSCPSFEYALAAYYLIMPAEVSSNMARFDGMRFGLRAEPESGPITAERVMAESRGQGFGDEVKRRIILGTHVLSAGYFDAYYGSAQKVRTLVQRDLEQAFASVDVLVTPTSPTTAFKFGEKIDDPMAMYLNDLATIPANLAGIPGISVPCGLSEGLPVGFQILAPVHRDDLMYEVAAAVEAGAGDIPGSCPAKDWKDN
- the gatC gene encoding Asp-tRNA(Asn)/Glu-tRNA(Gln) amidotransferase subunit GatC, with translation MSSISTAEVARVAALARIALTEEEIERFSGELAVVADAVAAVSEVATPDIPATSHPIPLTNVMRDDVVVDCLDPAEFLAQAPASEDGKFLVPQILGEEA
- a CDS encoding phospholipase D-like domain-containing protein — encoded protein: MRRLPMPSVGRLWHGIKVGLTVSFALQVAAVSVVTAVDERRKRREPPTGEFPHFMPKHADVANTEVTTYTFGRDLYADMLDAINSAQTSVYFETYIWKADEVGIAFREAIIAAAKRGVATYVIVDVFGNLNQDPRFRHFPEIDNLHVLRFPFVQPGRMTGFIRHSGLDHRKLLIVDSEISFVGGYNIGSLYADHWRDTHVRLTGPQTWELENAFVDMWNAHRPRGEKRLTDRGTPEWNSRVRAVQNLPVRLSYPIRSLYLGALDRAGSHAWITMGYFIPDRDLQEALIAAAARGVDVRVLIPEYSNHIVADWAGRPSYKGLLDAGVRIFLYQGAMVHSKTMTVDGEWSTVGTANLDALSMRGNYEINVEIYSASLAEKLEKIFHLDLTNSRELTSEEWENRHRLARVLERILRPLGVIL
- the ligA gene encoding NAD-dependent DNA ligase LigA produces the protein MTTHEFSEALARWQELADILAPAQAAYYRDERGESPISDAEYDSLMRELRGLEEQYPQLNTQDSPSRNVGSVIDEGARGVEGSDSPAAFSPVVHRERMYSLEDAFDTAEVRAWFERVAREEGTDAFSIDVVCEAKIDGLAVNLRYEDGVLVQAATRGDGTTGEDVTANVRTISAVPEKLSGAGWPSLIEVRGEVFIPLEEFAVFNRRLEEEGVRQFANPRNAAAGSLRQKDPAVTATRPLSFIAHGIGAVEGTGVDDGDQAEVYERLASWGLPVSPYTERVSGLDEALAYIERLGERKRSLIHGVDGAVIKVASRAMQRELGHTSRVPRWAVAYKYPPEEVHTKLLDIRVQIGRTGRATPFAIMEPVLVDGSTVSQATLHNPSEVARKGVLLGDTVVLRKAGDIIPEVVAPVYVLRTGEEREWVMPSHCPDCGSLLAPSNEGEADWRCPNTRSCPAQLTERLAHVGSRGALDIEALGAETALMLTNPDARRPAALAALIAGRTLLIDGKAVTLDSRAGQAAIAEHGEPAPGETNPDLLAALGIPPEQKPVLENEAGLFDLTADDLRDVYVWSERKVKGVFEGDYRYARAAWTKEIVKGGVVTKESVPSKTTELLLREIDAAKSKELWRKIVALSIRHVGPTAARALAARFGSLDAIVEASVDDLAQTDGVGRVIAESVTRWFEIDWHRDIVERWRAAGVSWEDDASEELPKTLEGLTIVATGSLENYTRDSVKEAILARGGKASGSVSKNTDYVVVGANAGSKATKAEELGVTILDEEQFTALLEAGPGALT
- a CDS encoding SOS response-associated peptidase — encoded protein: MCGRYATFTRLDEQPGLFDLDLITDAVAERPANWNVAPTTGVPIIVQRPDKTREAHLAHWGLVPPWSKDTSFSVKMINARAETIAEKRSFAPSLKKRRCLVPADGYYEWKRDGERKQPYFISRRDGLPLAFAGLYAWWKDGDEWLLSTTIVTRAADQLADIHDRIPVILDRDDFAPWLDPCAEDVDSALEILSHPDPALAARPVAPDVGRVGVNGPENIVEIPPDRVVC
- a CDS encoding WhiB family transcriptional regulator, translated to MDWRHRAACLTEDPELFFPIGNSGPALAQVEQAKAVCHRCDVRDVCLKWALETGQDAGVWGGMSEEERRSLKRRTARARRAS